Proteins from one Prochlorococcus marinus CUG1435 genomic window:
- a CDS encoding GNAT family N-acetyltransferase, whose protein sequence is MISIKQINEKDIDLCYELDSKTISLWSRDQWTNELKKEGVKIFGLLLSNLTVGICVFHVILDEAQINFFVINQKYRKKGFGTYLMNYLIKECEKLKLKKLFLEVSHTNFTAEKFYSHFDFSTVGIRKNYYKDGSDALLKEKKLTTK, encoded by the coding sequence ATGATATCCATTAAACAAATAAATGAGAAAGATATTGATTTATGTTATGAATTAGATTCAAAAACAATTTCATTGTGGAGTAGAGACCAATGGACAAATGAATTAAAAAAAGAAGGTGTAAAGATCTTTGGTTTATTACTTTCAAATTTAACAGTAGGAATATGCGTATTTCATGTAATTCTAGATGAAGCTCAAATAAATTTTTTTGTAATCAATCAAAAATATAGAAAAAAAGGTTTTGGTACCTACCTGATGAACTATCTAATTAAAGAATGTGAAAAACTAAAATTAAAAAAATTATTTTTAGAAGTGTCTCATACTAATTTCACAGCTGAAAAATTCTATAGTCATTTTGATTTTTCCACTGTGGGGATTAGAAAAAATTATTATAAAGACGGTTCAGATGCTCTATTAAAAGAAAAAAAATTAACAACTAAATAA
- the lysA gene encoding diaminopimelate decarboxylase, which produces MKEKKSFLKQKIDRESPNKNIVPITTSIGEDGKLFVGGCSIQELVKNYDSPLYILDEITLRNSCRAYKKALEKYYPGKSLPIYASKANSSIFMSNLVSSEGLGLDAVSEGELLTALKGGVPNEKIVFHGNNKSDKEIEFAVRNNIKVIVDNDYDLERLDELSNSINRDLEIMIRFTPGIECHTHEYIRTGSFDSKFGFGLECLNTLFRRIRNTKNLKLKGLHAHIGSQIFELDPHKDLGEIMVRVILDAKKFGHNIEELNVGGGLGIKYTESDDPPSIDEWVKTISSSVVKACKKNNLDFPTLMCEPGRSIVSTAGITIYKIGAFKEIPGIRTYLSVDGGMSDNPRPITYQSNYSACLVSNPLNINSKNKYTIAGKHCESGDVLFKEIELADCKAGDLICVFGTGAYNNSMSSNYNRIPRPAALLVKDGEAEIIQKRESPFDLLKYDVLPDRFIKQN; this is translated from the coding sequence ATGAAAGAAAAAAAATCCTTTTTAAAACAAAAGATTGACCGAGAAAGTCCTAATAAAAATATAGTACCTATCACTACATCTATTGGAGAAGATGGAAAATTATTTGTTGGTGGATGTTCTATTCAAGAATTAGTAAAAAATTATGATTCCCCTCTCTACATTTTGGATGAAATCACTTTAAGAAACTCTTGTAGAGCTTACAAAAAAGCTTTAGAGAAATACTACCCAGGAAAATCACTACCTATATATGCCTCCAAAGCGAATAGTTCAATATTCATGAGCAATCTTGTTTCCTCAGAAGGCTTAGGACTTGATGCAGTTTCGGAAGGAGAACTATTGACAGCTCTTAAGGGTGGTGTTCCAAATGAGAAAATTGTTTTTCACGGGAACAATAAATCAGATAAAGAAATAGAGTTTGCAGTTAGAAATAATATTAAGGTAATTGTTGATAATGATTATGACTTAGAAAGATTAGATGAACTCTCAAATTCAATTAATCGTGATTTAGAAATAATGATTCGCTTTACTCCTGGGATAGAATGCCACACACATGAATACATAAGAACTGGATCATTTGATAGCAAATTTGGTTTCGGGTTAGAATGTTTAAATACTCTATTTCGCAGAATCAGAAATACAAAAAATCTAAAATTAAAAGGATTACATGCTCATATTGGTTCACAGATTTTTGAACTAGACCCTCATAAAGATCTTGGAGAAATAATGGTAAGGGTAATTTTAGACGCCAAAAAATTTGGTCATAATATCGAGGAACTGAATGTTGGTGGAGGCTTAGGTATCAAGTATACCGAAAGTGATGATCCCCCTTCAATTGATGAATGGGTAAAAACAATTTCTTCTTCTGTTGTTAAAGCTTGTAAAAAAAACAACCTAGATTTTCCTACTTTAATGTGCGAACCTGGTAGATCAATAGTATCTACAGCAGGTATAACCATTTACAAAATTGGGGCTTTTAAAGAAATTCCTGGTATCAGAACATATTTATCTGTTGATGGTGGGATGAGCGATAATCCAAGACCAATTACATATCAATCAAATTATTCTGCATGTTTAGTAAGTAATCCATTAAATATTAATTCCAAAAATAAATATACTATTGCTGGTAAGCACTGCGAATCGGGAGATGTATTGTTCAAGGAAATTGAACTAGCAGATTGTAAAGCAGGAGATCTTATATGTGTTTTTGGTACTGGTGCATACAATAATTCAATGAGTTCTAACTACAACAGAATTCCAAGACCTGCTGCTCTATTAGTTAAAGATGGAGAGGCAGAAATTATTCAAAAAAGAGAAAGTCCATTTGATCTTTTAAAATATGATGTATTACCTGATCGCTTTATCAAACAAAATTAG
- a CDS encoding TIGR00159 family protein, with protein sequence MNFWGLINLKLLLDVLFAVGFGLLLFSRVKEQRTLWLLRGYLFLVSSAWFIQRYAYLPLTSKLIDAVVLACSLSLAILWQGELRRLMELLGTGRLAVLLGNPPKEFRATSTTITQLVDTAGKLSQNRRGALIVVDLGSDLRPEDFLYSGTNIEAQLSTDLLINLFATDTPLHDGAVLVKGNKIISAGVILPLSRQGISRYGTRHLAALGITERFDRCICIVVSEETGTLSLANQGKLERPITSSRLQELLVNLIGNQNSMGANKAPLSKNVLSQKTNTTDNIISDINEKEPEKSEIFINKKD encoded by the coding sequence GTGAATTTCTGGGGGTTAATAAATTTAAAACTATTATTAGATGTATTATTTGCTGTTGGTTTCGGCCTTTTATTATTTTCTAGAGTAAAAGAACAGAGGACATTATGGCTGTTAAGAGGATATTTGTTTTTAGTTTCCTCAGCATGGTTTATTCAGAGATATGCATATCTTCCGTTAACATCAAAATTAATTGATGCTGTTGTTCTAGCTTGCTCTCTCTCTTTAGCAATTCTTTGGCAAGGAGAGCTAAGAAGATTAATGGAATTATTAGGTACTGGGAGATTAGCTGTATTACTCGGTAATCCACCCAAGGAATTTAGAGCAACATCAACAACCATTACTCAGTTAGTTGATACTGCAGGTAAACTTTCTCAAAATAGGAGAGGTGCTTTAATAGTTGTAGATTTGGGTAGTGATTTAAGGCCTGAAGATTTCTTATATTCAGGTACAAATATTGAGGCACAATTATCAACGGACCTTTTAATAAATCTTTTTGCAACCGATACACCGTTACATGATGGAGCAGTTCTTGTTAAAGGTAACAAAATAATATCTGCCGGAGTAATTCTACCTCTCTCTAGACAAGGAATTAGTAGATACGGAACAAGGCATTTAGCTGCATTAGGAATTACAGAAAGATTTGACAGGTGTATATGTATTGTTGTTTCTGAAGAGACAGGTACGTTATCATTAGCAAATCAAGGTAAACTTGAAAGGCCAATTACCAGCAGTAGGTTACAAGAACTTCTCGTTAATTTGATTGGGAATCAGAACTCTATGGGAGCAAATAAAGCACCTTTAAGTAAAAATGTTTTATCCCAAAAGACAAACACTACTGATAACATTATTAGTGATATCAATGAAAAAGAGCCAGAAAAATCAGAAATCTTTATTAACAAAAAGGACTAA
- a CDS encoding alpha/beta hydrolase: MTKSHFEQLSDINIRFFENAKNSLLDPSGLHMANDVQWIKLSENWNSLKFPVVIGGRGQPILLLHGFDSSFLEFRRIYQSLKRNFQVIIPDLLGFGFSPRCATNEYNPSKIISYLIDLLQTLQISKNLKIVGASMGGSTALKLSFEMPDSIDKIVLLSPAGLFGQPKSIPFPLNQIGASFLGLQKVRKSLCRQAFAFPDECVGEKEEQIASIHLGCKGWRNSLASFAKSGGFAGTQKYIQNIPIKALCGENDRILGKQEIKNIRKIDKLNFIGLQNCGHLPHVDLPSLSSKIIEDYFLE; encoded by the coding sequence TTGACTAAATCCCATTTCGAACAACTTAGTGATATAAATATTCGTTTTTTTGAGAATGCCAAAAATTCTTTATTAGACCCTTCAGGTCTTCATATGGCAAATGATGTTCAATGGATCAAACTCAGTGAAAACTGGAACTCTTTAAAATTCCCTGTGGTTATTGGAGGAAGAGGTCAACCTATACTTCTCCTCCATGGATTTGATAGTAGTTTTCTAGAGTTTAGGAGAATATATCAATCATTAAAAAGAAATTTCCAAGTTATTATCCCTGATCTATTGGGGTTTGGTTTTAGTCCTAGGTGCGCAACAAATGAATATAATCCTTCTAAAATAATTTCATATTTAATTGATCTTCTTCAGACCTTACAAATATCAAAAAATCTAAAAATTGTTGGTGCCTCTATGGGAGGCTCAACTGCCTTAAAACTTTCTTTTGAAATGCCTGATTCTATTGATAAAATTGTCCTTTTATCTCCCGCAGGATTATTTGGACAACCTAAGAGTATCCCTTTCCCTCTTAACCAAATAGGGGCCTCATTTCTAGGATTGCAGAAGGTCAGAAAAAGTCTTTGTAGGCAAGCATTTGCCTTCCCAGATGAATGTGTTGGTGAAAAGGAAGAGCAAATTGCTTCAATTCATTTAGGTTGTAAAGGATGGCGGAACTCACTAGCGTCATTTGCAAAAAGTGGAGGGTTTGCTGGAACACAGAAATATATTCAAAATATCCCAATCAAAGCACTATGTGGAGAAAATGATCGCATTCTTGGAAAACAAGAAATTAAAAATATAAGAAAAATTGATAAATTAAATTTTATAGGATTGCAAAATTGTGGTCATCTACCTCATGTAGATTTACCGTCATTATCTAGTAAAATAATTGAGGATTATTTTTTGGAATAA
- a CDS encoding iron-containing alcohol dehydrogenase, with amino-acid sequence MQSISPETIFRGNYAWQESLPQITKLTKSPLILGRSIHTNILRNKIFNDLKNQNLNVSFANLKFDCCYEDISRVKNIILKNNHDSVIAAGGGKVLDSGKYIAECLNIPCITVPLSASTCAGWTALSNIYTKDGQFIKDVALGSCPKILVYDHKFIQTAPSRTLASGIADALAKWYESSLTSSTIDDGLVQQAIQISRVLRDQLLIEGEKAFNGPFENNSSWRNTVEACGLTAGLVGGIGGEKCRTAAAHAFHNAITQIITTKKFLHGEIVGVGLLLQLRLEEMKNNNKLAEQSIKQLLLLMKQLNLPTTIAQLGINVFEDNNLEKIADFTCRDKSEIHFLPFEIHKHEVIEVIANFEKQKIRI; translated from the coding sequence ATGCAGTCAATCTCTCCAGAAACTATATTTAGGGGAAATTATGCTTGGCAAGAATCTTTACCTCAAATCACTAAATTAACTAAAAGTCCATTAATTTTAGGTAGAAGTATTCATACGAATATTTTGAGAAATAAAATTTTCAATGATTTAAAAAATCAAAACCTCAATGTTAGTTTTGCTAATTTGAAATTTGATTGCTGTTATGAAGACATTTCAAGAGTAAAGAATATTATTTTAAAAAATAATCATGATTCAGTTATCGCAGCTGGGGGAGGCAAAGTTTTAGATTCTGGGAAATATATAGCCGAGTGTCTTAATATTCCTTGCATTACAGTTCCTCTTAGTGCCTCTACATGTGCAGGTTGGACAGCCTTGTCAAATATTTATACAAAAGATGGGCAATTCATAAAGGATGTTGCATTAGGATCTTGTCCAAAAATCCTTGTTTATGATCATAAATTTATTCAAACAGCTCCATCTAGAACACTTGCTAGTGGCATAGCGGATGCTTTAGCAAAATGGTATGAATCTTCACTTACAAGTTCAACAATAGATGATGGTCTTGTGCAACAAGCGATTCAGATATCAAGAGTTTTAAGAGATCAACTTTTAATAGAAGGAGAAAAAGCATTTAATGGTCCATTTGAAAATAATTCTTCTTGGAGAAATACTGTAGAAGCTTGTGGACTTACAGCTGGATTAGTAGGCGGTATTGGTGGAGAAAAGTGTAGGACTGCTGCTGCACATGCTTTTCATAATGCAATTACTCAGATAATTACCACAAAGAAATTCTTACATGGTGAGATCGTTGGGGTTGGATTATTATTGCAATTAAGACTAGAAGAAATGAAAAATAATAATAAATTAGCTGAGCAATCAATTAAACAATTGTTGTTACTTATGAAACAATTGAATTTGCCAACTACTATTGCACAACTTGGAATAAATGTTTTTGAAGATAATAATTTAGAGAAAATTGCTGATTTTACTTGTCGAGACAAATCTGAGATCCACTTTTTGCCTTTTGAAATTCATAAACATGAAGTAATAGAAGTTATTGCGAATTTTGAAAAACAAAAAATAAGAATTTAA
- a CDS encoding ATP-dependent Clp protease ATP-binding subunit: MFERFTEKAIKVIMLAQEEARRLGHNFVGTEQILLGLIGEGTGVAAKVLKSLGVNLKDSRIEVEKIIGRGSGFVAVEIPFTPRAKRVLELSLEEARQLGHNYIGTEHLLLGLIREGEGVAARVLENLSIDLTKVRTQVIRMLGETAEVGSGANTSKGNLKTATLDEFGTNLTKLASESKLDPVVGRYEEIDRVVQILGRRTKNNPVLIGEPGVGKTAIAEGLAQRIQLGDIPDILEDKRVLTLDIGLLVAGTKYRGEFEERLKKIMEEIKSAGNVILVIDEVHTLIGAGAAEGAIDAANILKPALARGELQCIGATTLDEYRKHIERDAALERRFQPVMVGEPSIEDTIEILKGLRERYEQHHRLKITDDALEAAAHLGDRYISDRFLPDKAIDLIDEAGSRVRLINSKLPPEAKQIDKELRQIQKQKEESVRDQNFDQAGQLREKEIELSAKIKEVLENKKESTTEDETNTEPNLAKSDSKLLQNPMVSEEDVAHIVASWTGVPVQKLTETESVKLLNMEETLHQRLIGQDEAVKAVSRAIRRARVGLKNPNRPIASFIFSGPTGVGKTELTKSLASYFFGSEEAMIRLDMSEFMERHTVSKLIGSPPGYVGFNEGGQLTEAVRRRPYTVVLFDEVEKAHPDVFNLLLQLLEDGRLTDSKGRTVDFKNTLLIMTSNIGSKVIEKGGGGLGFEFSGDSVEDSQYNRIKSLVNEELKQYFRPEFLNRLDEIIVFRQLSKNEVKEIAEIMLQEVFARLQDKGIKLSVTDAFKERLVEEGYNPSYGARPLRRAVMRLLEDSLAEEVLSGRIKDGDNALVDIDDNKKVTINISSEESPQELASANF; encoded by the coding sequence ATGTTCGAAAGATTTACAGAAAAGGCTATAAAAGTCATTATGCTTGCTCAAGAGGAAGCTAGAAGACTTGGTCATAATTTTGTTGGGACAGAACAAATTCTATTAGGTTTAATTGGAGAGGGTACGGGTGTTGCAGCGAAGGTTCTTAAATCACTAGGAGTTAATTTAAAAGATTCAAGAATAGAGGTAGAAAAGATAATTGGTAGAGGTTCAGGTTTTGTAGCTGTAGAAATACCTTTTACACCACGTGCTAAGAGAGTATTAGAGCTTTCTCTCGAAGAAGCCCGTCAATTGGGTCACAACTATATAGGAACTGAACATCTATTACTTGGTTTAATTAGAGAAGGTGAGGGTGTAGCCGCAAGAGTTCTAGAAAATCTTAGTATTGATCTTACCAAAGTAAGAACACAGGTTATAAGAATGTTAGGCGAAACAGCCGAGGTTGGCAGTGGAGCTAATACTAGTAAGGGTAATTTAAAAACAGCTACTCTCGATGAATTTGGAACAAATTTAACAAAGTTAGCTAGTGAATCAAAACTAGATCCTGTTGTTGGCCGTTATGAAGAGATAGATCGCGTAGTTCAAATATTAGGAAGGAGGACTAAAAACAATCCTGTTCTTATCGGAGAACCAGGTGTAGGTAAAACAGCGATTGCAGAGGGTTTAGCTCAAAGAATTCAGCTAGGGGATATTCCAGATATCCTTGAAGATAAAAGAGTCTTAACTCTTGATATCGGGCTTTTAGTCGCTGGAACTAAATATAGGGGCGAATTTGAAGAGAGATTAAAAAAGATAATGGAAGAAATCAAATCTGCTGGTAATGTAATACTTGTGATAGATGAAGTTCATACTCTGATTGGGGCTGGAGCTGCTGAAGGAGCTATAGACGCAGCAAATATCTTAAAGCCAGCATTAGCTAGAGGAGAATTGCAATGTATTGGAGCTACAACACTTGACGAATACAGAAAGCATATTGAAAGAGATGCTGCTCTAGAGAGAAGATTCCAACCAGTAATGGTTGGGGAACCATCTATCGAAGATACAATCGAAATTTTAAAAGGTCTTCGGGAACGTTATGAACAACATCATCGCCTTAAAATTACGGATGATGCTCTAGAAGCTGCAGCTCACCTAGGGGATCGATATATATCTGATAGGTTTTTGCCTGATAAAGCTATCGACCTTATCGATGAAGCAGGGAGTAGAGTTCGTCTAATTAACTCTAAACTTCCACCTGAAGCGAAACAAATAGATAAAGAACTAAGACAAATTCAAAAACAAAAAGAAGAATCTGTAAGGGATCAAAATTTCGATCAAGCTGGCCAATTAAGAGAAAAGGAGATTGAATTGTCTGCCAAAATTAAAGAGGTACTTGAAAATAAAAAAGAATCTACGACCGAAGATGAGACTAATACTGAACCAAACTTAGCAAAAAGTGATTCAAAACTTTTACAAAACCCTATGGTTAGTGAAGAGGACGTGGCCCATATTGTTGCATCATGGACCGGTGTACCTGTACAAAAATTAACTGAAACCGAATCAGTCAAACTTCTAAATATGGAGGAAACACTTCACCAAAGGTTAATTGGACAAGATGAAGCTGTAAAAGCTGTTTCTAGAGCCATCAGAAGAGCAAGAGTTGGTTTAAAGAATCCTAATAGGCCTATTGCAAGTTTTATTTTTTCAGGTCCTACTGGTGTAGGTAAAACTGAATTAACTAAGTCATTAGCCTCATATTTCTTTGGTAGTGAAGAAGCAATGATCAGATTAGATATGTCAGAATTTATGGAAAGACATACAGTAAGCAAACTTATAGGTTCTCCTCCAGGATATGTTGGTTTTAATGAAGGTGGTCAACTTACAGAAGCAGTCAGAAGAAGACCTTATACAGTGGTTCTATTTGATGAAGTTGAGAAAGCTCATCCAGACGTATTTAATTTATTATTGCAACTTCTTGAAGACGGCAGATTAACAGATTCCAAAGGTAGAACTGTCGACTTTAAAAATACTTTGCTAATAATGACTTCTAATATTGGTTCAAAAGTAATTGAAAAAGGTGGAGGCGGACTAGGATTCGAGTTCTCTGGTGACTCTGTTGAAGATAGTCAATACAATAGAATTAAGTCATTAGTTAATGAAGAACTAAAGCAATATTTCAGACCTGAATTTCTAAATAGACTTGATGAAATTATTGTTTTCAGACAACTATCTAAAAACGAGGTTAAAGAAATTGCTGAAATAATGTTGCAAGAGGTTTTTGCAAGATTACAGGATAAAGGTATTAAATTAAGCGTAACTGATGCTTTCAAGGAAAGACTTGTTGAAGAAGGATATAATCCTTCTTATGGAGCAAGACCCTTAAGAAGAGCTGTCATGCGCTTGTTAGAAGATAGTTTAGCTGAAGAAGTTCTTTCTGGAAGGATAAAGGATGGAGATAATGCTTTAGTTGATATTGATGATAATAAAAAAGTTACGATTAATATTTCATCTGAAGAATCTCCTCAAGAGCTAGCGAGCGCTAACTTCTGA